The DNA sequence GTGCCGCCATCCATGCCTATCTTGCCTATGATGGCCAGCACGATATCTTTGGCGGTGATCCCATCGGCCACCAGGCCGCGCACCTCAATCTTCATGGTCTTGGCTTTCAGCTGGCGCAGGGTTTGGGTGGCCATCACATGCTCCACCTCAGAGGTGCCGATGCCGAAGGCCAGGGCGCCAAAGGCGCCATGGGTCGCCGTGTGCGAGTCGCCGCACACAATCACAGTGCCCGGCAGGGTGATACCAAGCTCGGGGCCCATCACGTGGACAATCCCCTGATTCTTATGATGAATATCGTATAAACGCACACCAAACTCTTTACAGTTTTGTGCCAGCGTCTCCACCTGAGTGCGCGCCATGGGGCTGAGCGCATCCAGGCTGGCGCTCTTGGTCGAGGTGTTGTGATCCATGGTGGCAAAGGTCTTCTCTGGCGCCCGTAATTTACGGCCGGCGACTTTCAAGCCGCTGAAGGCCTGGGGCGAGGTCACCTCATGCACCAGATGGCGATCGACATAGATAAGCGGCGCCTCACCTTCGGGGGCGGCTACGATATGGCTATCCCATACCTTTTCATACAGTGTCTTCGCCATTAGTTTGCCTCTCTGACTGCTTGGGCAATATAGTCGCCCATCTCGCGGGTTGATTTTGCCTTGTCACGCTGATCCGCGGGCAAGAGTTCTCCAGTTAAATAGCCATCGCTCAATGCTTTGGCGACCGCATCTTCAATCGCCTTGGCCGCCGCTTCTTCCTTGAGGCTATGACGCAGCAGCAGCGCCGCAGACAGGATCTGCGCTATCGGGTTGGCGATGCCTTGGCCGGCGATATCCGGCGCGCTGCCACCGGCAGGTTCATACAGACCGAAGCCATCGCTGTTGAGACTCACCGATGAAAGCAAGCCCATGGAGCCGGTCAGCATGGCGATCTCATCTGAGATGATGTCGCCAAACAGGTTTGAGCAGAGCATCACATCGAAATCGAAGGGGCGACGCAGCAGCTGCATGGTGGCGTTATCGATATAGATATGCTCGAGCGCCACATCCGGGAACTCCTTGGCCACCTCTTCAACCACTTCACGCCACAACACAGAGCAGGCCAGTACGTTGGCCTTATCCACAGAGGTTACCTTCTTGCGACGACCTCGAGCAGCCTCAAAGGCGATCTTGGCGATGCGGCGCACCTCGCGGCGGCTATAGCGCATGGTGTCAAAAGCCTCTTCCTGCTCGCCCTCACCCTGGCGCCCTTTGGGCTTACCGAAGTAGATGCCACCGGTCAGCTCGCGCACGCAAAGCACGTCGAAGCCCTGGGCCGAGATGTCGCTACGCAGCGGCGACATATGCTCCAGGCCAACATGTAGCTTGGCCGGACGCATGTTACAAAACAGCTCGAAGTGCCCCCGCAGCGGTAATAAGGCGCCACGCTCTGGCTGATCATTTGGAGGCAGATGTTCCCACTTAGGGCCACCTACCGAGCCGAATAGGATAGCGTCGGCCTCCTCGCAGCCCTTCAGGGTCGACTCGGGTAGCGGACAACCATGATGGTCGATGGCCGCGCCGCCCACATCATATTCGCTATACTCGATATCCAACGAGAAACGCTCTTCCACCGCCTTTAGCACCTTGCGTGCTTCGGCCATAACCTCGGGGCCGATCCCATCACCGGCCAATACCGCGACTTGATAACTCATACCTCAAGTGACTCCCTGCAATTAATTGTCTTTATGCTGTTTAATTCGAAATTTGTTATACGCCGCCTAACTCGGT is a window from the Shewanella loihica PV-4 genome containing:
- the leuB gene encoding 3-isopropylmalate dehydrogenase; this translates as MSYQVAVLAGDGIGPEVMAEARKVLKAVEERFSLDIEYSEYDVGGAAIDHHGCPLPESTLKGCEEADAILFGSVGGPKWEHLPPNDQPERGALLPLRGHFELFCNMRPAKLHVGLEHMSPLRSDISAQGFDVLCVRELTGGIYFGKPKGRQGEGEQEEAFDTMRYSRREVRRIAKIAFEAARGRRKKVTSVDKANVLACSVLWREVVEEVAKEFPDVALEHIYIDNATMQLLRRPFDFDVMLCSNLFGDIISDEIAMLTGSMGLLSSVSLNSDGFGLYEPAGGSAPDIAGQGIANPIAQILSAALLLRHSLKEEAAAKAIEDAVAKALSDGYLTGELLPADQRDKAKSTREMGDYIAQAVREAN